The Thalassospira sp. TSL5-1 genome contains the following window.
TAACGCATGGCGACATCATAAACCCAGCCCTGTTCACCAGACGGGTAATGAACCGAAACACCGCCTTCGGTGCCCGGTGCCATTTCGTTACGGATACGGATGTTGGCAAAGGTGCCGCGCATCATGACTTCGTGGTTACCACGGCGTGCGCCGTAGGAGTTAAAGTCACGAACGGCAACGCCATTGGCTTTCAGATATTCACCTGCCGGGCTTTCTTCCTTGATCGAACCGGCCGGAGAAATGTGGTCGGTGGTGACGGAGTCACCCAGGATCAGAAGCGGACGAGCGCCCTTGACGTCGGAGAAATCACCCGGTTCAGCAGCCATATCAACAAAATAGGGCGGGTTCTGAACATAGGTGGATTTGCTATCCCACTCGTAGGTTTCGCCTTCGGTGATCTGAATTGCCTGCCACGGTTTCGGACCGGCAAAGATATTGTCGTAACGGTCCTTGTACATCTTGGCCGAGATCGAGGCCGCGATGGTATCCGCGATTTCCTTGTTGGTCGGCCAGATGTCTTTAAGATAAACATCATTGCCATCCTGATCCTGACCCAGCGGGTCATTGTTCAGGTCAACTTTCAGGTTACCGGCGATGGCATAGGCAACAACCAGCGGCGGCGAGGCAAGGTAGTTTGCCTTCACATGCGGGCTGATGCGGCCTTCAAAGTTACGGTTGCCCGACAGAACGGCAGTGACCAGCATGTCCTGGTCTTCAATTGCACCGGCAATCGGACCGGCGAGCGGGCCGGAGTTACCAATACAGGTGGTGCAACCAAAACCGGCGACGTTAAAGCCAAGCTGGTCAAGGTAATCCTGCAGACCGGCCTTTTCCAGATAGTCGGCAACAACCAGCGAACCCGGTGCCAGCGAGGTTTTCACCCACGGCTTGCTCGACAGGCCCTTTTCGGTGGCTTTTTTGGCCAGAAGGCCAGCCGCGATCAGGACGCTCGGGTTGGAAGTGTTGGTGCAGGACGTGATGGCGGCGATAACAACGTTACCGTCTTTCATCGCGAAATCTTCGCCTTTGACATCGACGCTACGCTCGGCGTCAACACCCGGTGCCATATCGGCAAAGGTTTTGGTGAAGCTGGAGACGGCATCCTTGAGCAAAACGCGGTCCTGCGGGCGTTTCGGCCCGGAAAGTGCCGGTTCAACCGTGGAAATGTCGAGTTCCAGGGTGTCGGTATAAACCGCTTCCAGATCGGGGTCGCCCCACATGCCCTGTTCTTTGGCATATGCTTCAACCAGGGCGATCTGTTCTTCGGAACGACCGGTGGAGCGCATATAGTTCAGGGTTTCATCATCAATCGGGAAGAAGCCACAGGTCGCACCATATTCCGGCGCCATGTTGCCGATGGTTGCGCGGTCCGGCAGGGACATGTGGGCCAGCGCGTCGCCGTAAAATTCGACGAATTTGCCAACAACACCTTTTTCACGCAGCATCTGAACCACACGCAGAACCAGGTCGGTTGCGGTGATGCCTTCTTTCATGGCACCGGTCAGCTTAAAGCCGATAACTTCCGGGATCAGCATGGAAATCGGCTGGCCCAGCATGGCGGCTTCGGCTTCAAGACCCCCAACACCCCAACCGAGAACGGCCAGGCCATTCACCATGGTGGTGTGCGAATCGGTACCAACCAGGGTATCAGGATAAGCCACGGTTTTGCCGTTGGCGTCTTTGCCGGTCCAGACGACCTTGGCAAGATGTTCAACGTTGACCTGGTGGCAAATGCCGGCTCCCGGGGGAACGATGCGGAAATTGTTAAAGGCGTTCTGGCCCCAACGCAGGAATTCGTAACGTTCGCCGTTACGTTCAAACTCGACTTCCATGTTTTTGTCGAGTGCGTCGTCGGTGCCAAAGAAGTCGATCATGACCGAGTGGTCAATGACCAGATCAACCGGTGACAGCGGGTTCACCTTCTGGGCGTCGCCACCCATATTGACCACGGCATCACGCATGGCGGCAAGGTCAACGACGGCGGGAACGCCGGTGAAGTCCTGCATCAGCACACGGGCCGGACGATAGTTGATTTCGTGGGTGCTTTTACGCGATTTCAGCCATTCGACGACGGCTTTGACATCGTCGGCCTTTACGGTGAAATCGTCTTCGTAACGCAGAAGGTTTTCAAGAACGACCTTCAGCGTGAAAGGCAGTTTGGAAACGTCGCCGATTTTTTCGGATGCAGCTTTAAGGCTGAAATAGTCGAAGGATTCATCCCCGACCTTCAAAGTGCGGCGCGTTTGCAGGTTGTCTTTGCCACAAATGGACATCAGACCCTCCTCAAGGTGGTTAAAGGGCTTGTCGTGACAAGACACCCCGACCGTCGGAGCGCCGAGCGGTGGGCTATCTGTTGATCGTGACGCGGGTCACGATACACATAAGAAGTGCGAGGGGGTTACACCACAAATCCGGGGGAAAGTCCAGACCCCGAAAAGGGTCTTTCGCGAAATCACCCTGATAACAGGGCTTTGCCGGGATCGATGATCGCCCTGATGCAACCATACGGGCAAAAAAGCGGCCAGCATTGTCTTTAAGGGGATGTCAAATGGCACGAGTCCCGATGTTCAAGGCATAGCTAATAGCGTGTTAATACCGTGTTAAACCGTGCGTCCCGTGATTTAGGGCCTCTGGTGTGATCAAAGAACCCTTGGGGTGCACCCGAAGGGTTGGCTGAAAGCTGTCTGACTGGGGGAGTTGAAAAGTCTTGCTGCTTTTTTGTCCCTTTGAGCTGCAGCTGGTGATTTTTAGTGCCTTCGGGCGATGGAAACCCTATTAGGTGGAGCATCTGCGGCAATCACATTGCGGCATGATACCGAGATTAAATAGTGCCGAATCGGCGGTGATTTTATGAAATGAAATTTCAAAACCGGTGCGACGAACGAAGAAATGTTTGGTTGAAAGACGTTTTTTTCGATGCCGCATTGCGATAATCATCTTTGTTGTGTCGTTCATCCCGAGAAATATTGACCTTACGGAATGTTGGTGCCTGACCATCCTGGTGTTGGTATCGGCATGGTTGTGCGTTGCGATAAGTGCAGTTGCGGGAAAATACGGCCTCAGCAACGCGTTGACGCTATAGTGTGAATTTGGTACTCAAATACGTATTAATTGCGTTGCAACCTTTTCGGTATCGACCGGCGGGGTAACTAAATAACAAACGCAAATCAGGGAAACGCTGAAATTTGGACGGTTTGGGGGCAGGGTTGCCAGCAGGTGACATGCCACTGAATTTGGCCCAGGTCAGGGAGGACACCAAGACGATGACGTCATCGGACCCTATTTTGAGCATCAACGATGTGTCGCTGGTTTTTGGCGGCGTGCGGGCGTTGAGTGACGTCAGTTTTTCGGTGCAGAAAGGCGAGCTGTTTTCGATTATCGGCCCCAATGGGGCGGGTAAAACATCGATGCTGAACTGCATTTCCGGTCGGTATCATCCCACAAGTGGCTCGGTCCATTTCAAGGGCCAGGACGTGACGGGCCTGAAACCCAATGCGCGTGCTGAACTGGGTGTGGGCAGAACGTTCCAGAACCTTGCCCTTTTTGGTCATATGACGGTGCTTGATAACATCATGGTCGGGCGCCATCACCTTCTGAAAAACAATTTCCTGACTGGCCCGCTTTACTGGTTTTCAGGGGCGCAGAAAGAAGAGCTGGAACACCGCAAATTCTGTGAAGACGTGATCGATTTTCTCGAAATTTCGCATATCCGCAAGGCAACCGCCGGCACCCTTTCCTATGGCTTGCGCAAACGGGTGGAGCTGGCGCGTGCGGTTGCGCTGCGCCCGGACCTGATCCTGCTGGACGAACCCATGGCGGGCATGAACCTTGAAGAAAAGGAAGACATGGCCCGCTTCATCATTGATTTGAATGAAGAATGGGGCATGAGCGTTGTCATGATCGAGCATGACATGGGGGTGGTGATGGACATTTCATCGCGCGTCATGGTGCTGGATTTCGGCCGCAAAATTGCGGCAGGCCTGCCCGAAGAGGTGATGGCCAATGACCACGTCAAGAAAGCCTATCTTGGCGAGGAAGACGACGACAACGACGACAGCGTATCGGGGAAGGTCGCCTGACAATGAATAAATATACTGTGCCTGATTATGCCGACGTCGCCGCGCTTGATACCTTTCCCAAAGTGCTGGCCTATAATGCCGAAAACTGGCCGGGTGATGTTGCCATGCGCGAAAAGGAATTTGGCGTTTGGCAGGAATTTACCTGGCGCGATTACAATGACCGCGTGAAATGGATGAGCCTTGGCCTGCGTGAACTGGGTGTGGGTGCAGGCGATGTTGTGGGTATCATTGGGGAAAATCGCCCGGAATGGGTGTGGGCGGAAATTTCGGCCCATGCGTTGCGCGCCCGATCCCTTGGTCTGTATCAGGACAGCCTGCATGACGAAGTGGCCTTCCTGATTACTTACGGCGAAGCAAAAGTGATCATCGCCGAGGATGAAGAACAGTGCGACAAGCTGCTGGAGCTTTCAGACCAGATACCGACGGTTAAAAAGATCATTTATTGTGACCCGCGCGGGATGCGCAAATATGATGATCCGCGCCTGATGGCAGTGGAAGACCTGTATGAGCTTGGCCGCAGGATAGAGGCGGCAGATGCGCAGGCCTATGCCCGCCTGGTGGCGGAAACCCGGGGCGATGAATGCGCGATTTTGTGCACCACGTCGGGCACTACATCCAAGCCAAAAATGGCGATGCTGAATTCTGGCGATTTTCTTGATCATTGCGCCGCCTATTTGCGGGCCGACCCGAAATTGCCGGGCGATAATTATGTTTCGGTTTTGCCGCTGCCCTGGATCATGGAGCAGGTCTATGTCGTCGGGCAGTCGCTGGTCAGCCGCCAGATCGTCAATTTTGTGGAAGAGCAGGAAACCATGATGGCCGATCTGCGCGAGATCGGACCGAATTTTGTGCTACTGGCCCCGCGCGTGTGGGAAGCCATTGCCGCCGATGTGCGGGCGCGCATGATGGATTCAACGCCCTTTAAGCAAAAAATGTATGACTGGGGCATGAAGCTGGCCCGCGGCGCGCTGGATCATGGTGGCCATTCCAAGGCGGCGGATATTTTGCTGATGAATGCCTTAAAAGACCGGCTGGGATTTAGCAATTTGCGCTCTGCCGCTACCGGTGGTGCCGCAATGGGGCCGGAAACCTTCAAGTTTTTCCATGCCATGGGGGTTCCGCTGCGCCAGCTTTATGGACAGACCGAACTGTGCGGCGCCTATACCATCCATCAGCCCAACGATATTGATTTTGATACCGTTGGTGTGGCGTTTGATAATTCGGAAATCAAGGTGATCAACGCCGATGAAAACGGGGTGGGTGAAATTGTCGCCCGCACATCGGGCATGTTTACCAGCTATTATAAAAACCAGTCCGCTTATGACGAGGATGTGGTGGATGGCTGGATGCACACCGGTGATGCCGGATATTTCAAAAAGGACAATAACCATCTGGTGGTGATTGACCGTTTGAAAGATTTGGCTGAAACATCGACCAAAATCCGCTATTCGCCGCAATTCATTGAAAACAAACTGAAATTTTCGCCCTTCATCGCCGAGGCCGTGATTTTGGGTAAGGGCCTGCCGTTTTTGTCCGCCATGATCTGCATTCGCTTTTCGATCATGGCGAAATGGGCGGAACAGCGCGGTATTTCCTTTACCAACTATACCAACCTGTCAGCCCAGTCGCAGGTCTATGACATGATCGCCGATGAAGTGCGTCAGGTAAACGAAACCCTGCCCGAGGCACAGCGCATTCGCCGGTTCCTGCTGCTGTATAAGGAACTGGATGCCGATGATGGCGAACTGACACGGACGCGAAAGGTGCGCCGGGGTGTGGTTGCCGAAAAATATGCCGACATCATCGATGCGGTTTATTCGGGCACCGACATGGTTGATATCGACACCATGATTACGTTTCAGGACGGATCAAAAACGCGCATTCAAACCAGCGTGCGTGTGGTGGATCTGGAAAGTCCAAATGGGGTGCAGAAAACCCCGAAAGCCGCCGAATAACCAAAAGACGCGGCAAAAAAACAAAACCG
Protein-coding sequences here:
- the acnA gene encoding aconitate hydratase AcnA; translation: MSICGKDNLQTRRTLKVGDESFDYFSLKAASEKIGDVSKLPFTLKVVLENLLRYEDDFTVKADDVKAVVEWLKSRKSTHEINYRPARVLMQDFTGVPAVVDLAAMRDAVVNMGGDAQKVNPLSPVDLVIDHSVMIDFFGTDDALDKNMEVEFERNGERYEFLRWGQNAFNNFRIVPPGAGICHQVNVEHLAKVVWTGKDANGKTVAYPDTLVGTDSHTTMVNGLAVLGWGVGGLEAEAAMLGQPISMLIPEVIGFKLTGAMKEGITATDLVLRVVQMLREKGVVGKFVEFYGDALAHMSLPDRATIGNMAPEYGATCGFFPIDDETLNYMRSTGRSEEQIALVEAYAKEQGMWGDPDLEAVYTDTLELDISTVEPALSGPKRPQDRVLLKDAVSSFTKTFADMAPGVDAERSVDVKGEDFAMKDGNVVIAAITSCTNTSNPSVLIAAGLLAKKATEKGLSSKPWVKTSLAPGSLVVADYLEKAGLQDYLDQLGFNVAGFGCTTCIGNSGPLAGPIAGAIEDQDMLVTAVLSGNRNFEGRISPHVKANYLASPPLVVAYAIAGNLKVDLNNDPLGQDQDGNDVYLKDIWPTNKEIADTIAASISAKMYKDRYDNIFAGPKPWQAIQITEGETYEWDSKSTYVQNPPYFVDMAAEPGDFSDVKGARPLLILGDSVTTDHISPAGSIKEESPAGEYLKANGVAVRDFNSYGARRGNHEVMMRGTFANIRIRNEMAPGTEGGVSVHYPSGEQGWVYDVAMRYQEEGTPLVIVAGQEYGTGSSRDWAAKGTNLLGVKAVIAESFERIHRTNLVCMGVLPLQFKNGEGRKSLKLDGSETFDVVGIADGITPQQDVTVRITRKDGSTEEVTALCRIDTENEVLYFQNGGILQFVLRNMIKDAA
- a CDS encoding ABC transporter ATP-binding protein — protein: MTSSDPILSINDVSLVFGGVRALSDVSFSVQKGELFSIIGPNGAGKTSMLNCISGRYHPTSGSVHFKGQDVTGLKPNARAELGVGRTFQNLALFGHMTVLDNIMVGRHHLLKNNFLTGPLYWFSGAQKEELEHRKFCEDVIDFLEISHIRKATAGTLSYGLRKRVELARAVALRPDLILLDEPMAGMNLEEKEDMARFIIDLNEEWGMSVVMIEHDMGVVMDISSRVMVLDFGRKIAAGLPEEVMANDHVKKAYLGEEDDDNDDSVSGKVA
- a CDS encoding long-chain fatty acid--CoA ligase, which produces MNKYTVPDYADVAALDTFPKVLAYNAENWPGDVAMREKEFGVWQEFTWRDYNDRVKWMSLGLRELGVGAGDVVGIIGENRPEWVWAEISAHALRARSLGLYQDSLHDEVAFLITYGEAKVIIAEDEEQCDKLLELSDQIPTVKKIIYCDPRGMRKYDDPRLMAVEDLYELGRRIEAADAQAYARLVAETRGDECAILCTTSGTTSKPKMAMLNSGDFLDHCAAYLRADPKLPGDNYVSVLPLPWIMEQVYVVGQSLVSRQIVNFVEEQETMMADLREIGPNFVLLAPRVWEAIAADVRARMMDSTPFKQKMYDWGMKLARGALDHGGHSKAADILLMNALKDRLGFSNLRSAATGGAAMGPETFKFFHAMGVPLRQLYGQTELCGAYTIHQPNDIDFDTVGVAFDNSEIKVINADENGVGEIVARTSGMFTSYYKNQSAYDEDVVDGWMHTGDAGYFKKDNNHLVVIDRLKDLAETSTKIRYSPQFIENKLKFSPFIAEAVILGKGLPFLSAMICIRFSIMAKWAEQRGISFTNYTNLSAQSQVYDMIADEVRQVNETLPEAQRIRRFLLLYKELDADDGELTRTRKVRRGVVAEKYADIIDAVYSGTDMVDIDTMITFQDGSKTRIQTSVRVVDLESPNGVQKTPKAAE